The Dreissena polymorpha isolate Duluth1 chromosome 9, UMN_Dpol_1.0, whole genome shotgun sequence genome contains the following window.
AATACGTAAATGTCTATCCATTTTTTCGTATCTAACAGTGTGCATTCTCAATTTATGGGAACGTATACGTAATTTCGTGAATACAGCTCTGAGATTTCTCGACTCTCGACACAATGAGATCTAGATAAGATTGAAATGCATGTGACAGGTTaagtgttttaaacaaagttaaAACTCCATTATCTGTAACATTTTCATGCCATTGTTGCAAATATTCATCAATTAGCCTTTGTCGAAATGTACAAATAAACTGGTTTGCATTTATAGGTATGTCACTACACCAAACATAGTAAAAACCTTATCGTGTAAGAAGGTTCTTAACTTTACTAAACCAATTCGTTTTATTACTACTAACATCAAACATTAAATCTTCTACAACTGACTTGGTAATAATGTTAGCACTATCGTTTAActttaaccaatattttataatacgtaCATATCGGTTTATATACAATGGGTATCTTCCCAGTTCACCGTATACAGCTTCATTAGCTGTAGATTGTCTAACACCAAGCGTAGCTTTGCAAAATTTCAGATGCAGCATCTCTTACTGTGATGATTTGGTATAACCCCATATTTCACACCCATACGTAATAATAGGAgaaacaaaaacatcaaataaCTGCAGTGCTTCTCCTGGTTTACATtcgtatttttttcagatttgacaataaattagTCAATGCTTTTAAGCCTTTTTCATATAACGTCTTTGAATCAAGATTAAAATTACCAGTGTAATTAAGTGTAAAACCTAAATAGTTATAGtcatttacaacatttaataatgTATCTGTACCTGTCAAAATATAATCCagtatataaacaagagggccatgatggccctgaatcgctcacctgactcattaagatcagatgaaaactatgacctctattgtctacacaatgtttttctatgatttgacctagtgacctagttcctgactctagatgacccaaatacaatcccaatccagatttcatctagataaacattctgaccacagttcataaatattggatgaaaactgtgacctctattgtcaactcaaggtttttctatttatttgacctagatttttaccccagatgacccaaatacaatcccacccagatttcatcaagaattctgaccaaatttcataaaggttggatgaaaactgtgatctctaatgtctacacaaggtttttctattatttgacctagtgacctagtttttgaccccagatgacccaaataaaatcctaacccagatttcatcaagataaacattctgaccaaatttcataaagattggatgaaaactgtgacctctattgtctacagaaggttgttctattatttgacctagtgaccttgtttttgaccccagatgaccaaaatacaatcccaaaccggatttcatcaagataaacattttgaccaaatttcatcaagattggatgcaaactgtgacctctactgtctacacaaacaaattgttgacggacggacgcacggacacacgcaggcacgcacaacggacgccggacatcacacgatcacataagctcaccgtgtcacttcatgacaggtgacctaaaaatatgtgtcggagataaacatgaacagttgtggttaaaatcccatagaaacaagggctgtttgtaaaacatgcatgtcccctatatgggctataagttgtagtagcagccattgcgtgaatacgttttttgtcactgtgaatggtggtggtggtggtggtggtgtagtagtagtagtaatagtagtagtagtagtagtagtagtagtagtagtagtagtagtagtagtagtagtagtaatagtagttgtagtagtagtagtagtagtagtagtagtagtagtagaagtagtagaagtagtagtagtagtagtagtagtagtagtagtagtagtagtagtagaagtagtagtagtagtagtagtagtagtagtagtagtagtagtagtggtagtagtagtagtagtagtagtagtagtagtagtggtaaaagtagtagtagtagtggcagtagtagtagaaggtggtggtggtggtggtggtggtggtggtggtggtggtggtggtggtggtggtggtggtggtggtggtggttgtggtggtggtggtggtggtggtggtggtggtggtggtggtggtggtggtggtggtggtggtggtggtggtggtggtggtggtggtggtggtggtggtggtggtagtagtagtagtactagtagtaatagtagtagtagtagtagtagataaagaatgatcaaatgggaaaaggcactggcagtaaatatggggctcatttacaggtcagatttggaatctctgctgtaaaatgagattttgaatgaattaaagggaggcaaatctgtaataaaaagaacatgcataaaccgtagttgtttcccttgtttgaaccatgctaaatccttacaagtttggaaagaattggatgaaaaatttggactttattgcataaacaccattttctcaattcaaggggaggtaattctgtacttcatggaccaataatgctcattttttgtagggttcgtgtcctcattgatataaagacactgtgcaaatttggaaaggatcggacaaaaaatgtggaagattttttaaagtttacacaaaataggcaaaaacgaataaacatgcaaagttcaacgagctcctgcggccatgttttttgacgaatcaaatttctttgaacaactttttcaggggagccttctaAAGTCATCCCTGtgaaaaattttgaaaatctgatgagcggtttttgacaagaagattttttaaggtttttaccatatatggtcatggcggccatcttgcttatgcgatcaaattttttttaacaattcttttgtcccatgacctagggatgctccacatgaaatttagttgaaattggctcaatggtttagtagaagaagatgtttacaaattgtttacagacagacagacggacggacggacggacggacggacggacgccggacgctgagtgatcacaatagctcacctcgagctatcgctcaggtgagctaaaaaccactAGACGGTTTCTTAAAAGTGGGCATCTGTCGATAAGTTGTTCATGCCAAACgaaaattaatgaaaaaactTTTTAAGTTTAAGGGAATTATATTGGTGCGTGTTTATTTCCCGTTATGTTCATTGAACTGTCACTGATAAATGAATTGAGCGACAGATGTATGTGCAAAACTTTGAGGCTTCATTTGACAACCTACTGGTATTACAGTATAAGAATGCAAGTAGATTCATGTGTATGGaaataatgttcaaaatattgtttCTTACAGTAAATGGGCCTCCCGTATGGGTGTCTCGTCCGTATTGCATGTCCGTTCAGAATGTCGTGTAAGTGAACAGAACACTTAATATGAATACGTCTACTATACTTCATTACATGACCCTCGTATTCTTGTAGGGCTGCTGTTAGTTACAGGCACAGATAGAACACGAAAACCAACGTACCCAGACAAACTGATAGTAGATGAACTGACCGCAAACTATGCGATTCAGCATGAAAActtgcaaatgtatttataatatttctatcACTCCGTTGCAGGAGACATCGATTTTAAAAAGGCCGACTGGGCGGAGTCTAGACAAGCGGTTGACGCAATTATGGACCTCCTTCTGAAGCAGCTACGGGAGCAAGCGAAGAAGTACGAGGGCCTCCGAATCGATTCTTACATCCGTCAAGGAAGCGCAAGAGAAGGCCTGAAGGTTCTAGACGCTAACGAGTTCGATACGTTGCTGTAATTTCATATAGAAAGTCTTAAGGGCCACATTGATCATTCAGCAATAACCAACGTCTGCGGAAAAACGATTCCAGGATTTTGCAACTTACGTATCTACGGAATAATCATGGAAAGATTAGAGAAAATATGTCCAAGACTGTTTAAGGAAGGCGTGTTTGCGCAACATAATGGCGAAGTGTATCTGAGCTCAAAAGTTTCACATGAAAAGATATTCGAGTCTATGGTCAATACGGCAAGACATGTGATAACAACAACGCTGCTAAGTGATAACAGGGCCCTGAAAAAGGCGCCAAGCTTCCGATTGTGCAGAAATATGAATCCACCAGCAATAAACGTCACGATTAAACTCTGGTACAACGatagtttcaagaagaaaatCGATGTCGATTTGGTGCCAGCTTTTCTACTTCGGTATGACGAGAAGACAACATATGAAGGTAATCAAATGCATAGCCCGATCCATGCAGTCTGCAAATAGGTGGAGAAAGTAGATTGCGACGAAAAACTCGTGTGGGACGTTAAAACTACGGGTTATGAGAAGCACATCCTAGATATCGCTAGAAAGAGTTGTCGGAAACGTTACATCACGACAGCTTTGCGAATAGTGAAGACATACTTCGTTAGGAAAGCAAAACTTGCGAAATATGAAGGCATCGCACCGCCACAAATTGTGACTGTCTTAAAGTCGTACCACAGGAAGCAAATTGCTTTCTACCTTCTCTACTATCTGTGCCACAAATGTCCTAGTTTTCCTTTGCCTTGTGCCCTACACGCCCTCGGTTATTTTCTTGACTTGTTGTTTGAATGTCTAAGGTCCAAAAGTTTGCCCCATTTTTTCTACGGCGGTAACAATGTGGGTACAATGTTGCCAGGATTTCCCCAGAATTATGGATTTCAGCTGCGATACAATATGTTTCAGAAGATCAACGACGAGTCTTAAGCAAGAGCAACCCAGTCTTTCATCGACGAACTGATACCAGATTTGGGATTTTCGTTCGGTGGTAATAATCCATATAGAAGGCAAGTGTACGATATTTTCGAAAGCCTGGCAGTCAGTCACGCGATGTAATTTAAGAACGAACAGTTGCAATTCGAAAACTGTAGCAAACCTTTATATTTTCCATTAACGTTTTCCCACACTACTGTGTTTGTGTGTTCAGTGCAAAACATGCAGTGGGTttctgaccccccccccccctcatagTATGTAAATGTCTGGCTGTAAGAACATAGTGGGTGGTAAGTAAAATTGTTCCTATATTGTGAAGCCCAtatgatatttttatgtttcCTTTGAGCAAATTATgttaatatattctttattttgcGT
Protein-coding sequences here:
- the LOC127844341 gene encoding uncharacterized protein LOC127844341 isoform X2; translated protein: MASVGYGDSLGLFTDINEAVDKIQSQLEHIGVYQNQWQKPKTDYGEVNATWLDQMKRSKCVGDIDFKKADWAESRQAVDAIMDLLLKQLREQAKKYEGLRIDSYIRQGSAREGLKVLDANEFDTLL
- the LOC127844341 gene encoding uncharacterized protein LOC127844341 isoform X1, encoding MASVGYEDSVDLFTDINEAVDKIQPQPEHVGAYQNQWQKPITDYGDVDSTWKRQMESSKFVGDIDFKKADWAESRQAVDAIMDLLLKQLREQAKKYEGLRIDSYIRQGSAREGLKVLDANEFDTLL
- the LOC127844341 gene encoding uncharacterized protein LOC127844341 isoform X3, giving the protein MASVGYGDSVVLFTDINEAVDKIQPQPEHVGAYQNQWQKPITDYGDVDSTWKRQMESSKFVGDIDFKKADWAESRQAVDAIMDLLLKQLREQAKKYEGLRIDSYIRQGSAREGLKVLDANEFDTLL